One window of Aspergillus oryzae RIB40 DNA, chromosome 3 genomic DNA carries:
- a CDS encoding uncharacterized protein (predicted protein): protein MDLPRYRYEPLSEPSDIRVIELGTNKERIEAYISHVSISNSSFQALSYTWGNQEQANEAIILDEHGSSIGSIPLTKNLSDALGNLRDARELKSKVLWIDQICINQLDEKEKSHQAAMMKDIYSCAKQVITYLGPVIHEAGSIEGFWSRIHDGSIQPEQLPPGLELVQERTYHEGTISKLIRGKDLANEQWINKEITALRGHRLVDWNSIMTIPILFATGHLPWVYREAGRKDSSENTWWERYSRLDPGIRHTRPSLFHNLQRYRHLLCGDPRDKVYAILSLSNDAEVLGLSPDYSPLNTVDMLLKQLSASVLKHAINLNLLCFALLWRQPSSTLPS, encoded by the exons ATGGATCTTCCTCGTTACAGATATGAGCCTCTGAGTGAGCCCAGTGATATTCGCGTCATTGAACTCGGTACAAATAAGGAACGCATCGAAGCGTACATTTCCCACGTTTCAATCTCGAACAGCAGCTTTCAAGCCCTTTCATATACATGGGGCAATCAGGAACAGGCCAATGAGGCTATTATCCTCGATGAACATGGAAGCAGCATCGGTTCGATTCCTTTAACAAAGAATCTGAGTGATGCCTTGGGCAATCTGAGAGACGCTAGAGAATTGAAGAGTAAGGTGCTTTGGATCGACCAGATTTGCATTAATCAGCtggacgagaaggaaaagagccATCAGGCTGCAATGATGAAAGACATATACTCGTGTGCAAAACAGGTGATTACCTACCTTGGTCCTGTT ATACATGAAGCAGGGAGTATCGAAGGTTTTTGGAGCCGAATACATGATGGTAGCATACAGCCGGAGCAACTTCCACCAGGCCTAGAGCTAGTACAAGAAAGAACATATCATGAGGGGACAATATCAAAACT CATACGGGGAAAGGACTTAGCGAAT GAACAATGGATAAACAAAGAGATCACAGCGCTACGTGGGCACCGCCTGGTGGATTGGAACTCCATAATGACTATACCCATCCTGTTTGCCACGGGTCACCTGCCGTGGGTGTATCGCGAGGCAGGCCGGAAAGACTCGTCAGAAAA CACCTGGTGGGAGAGATATTCCAGGCTGGACCCTGGTATCCGCCATACCCGGCCATCCTTGTTCCACAATCTACAGAGGTATCGGCATCTCCTCTGCGGAGATCCCCGAGACAAAGTATACGCCATCCTGTCCCTCTCCAATGATGCTGAGGTCCTAGGTCTCTCTCCTGACTATTCGCCTCTGAACACCGTCGATATGCTACTCAAACAACTCTCAGCCAGTGTGCTTAAGCATGCTATCAACTTGAACCTCCTATGCTTTGCCCTGTTATGGCGTCAACCCAGCTCAACGCTTCCTTCTTAG
- a CDS encoding MIP/aquaporin family protein (glycerol uptake facilitator and related permeases (Major Intrinsic Protein Family)) — protein MSNADALDRVSRPVEDEVTKDASDPYGGEAEHFNKWSRVRHRLREPFAEWLGTTVAMLIGLCATLAISTGKGDAGNKLTLYWAWGLAITVGIYIAGGISGGHLNPAISISLWIYRGFPGRRCIYYVIAQILGALTAGGLAYCIYRDSIFHSGSNSGTGITMGATGLGFYTEPLAYVRNVTAFFNEFVAAAILICTIFAMGDDSNAPPGAGMHSFIIGLLIFVLAIGFGYNTGGCFNPARDLGPRLVALMAGYGGSTFTERGGWWFWGAWLATISGALVGGAILQASP, from the exons ATGTCAAATGCGGATGCCCTCGACAGAGTATCGCGTCCGGTAGAAGACGAGGTGACAAAGGATGCGAGCGATCCGTACGGTGGTGAGGCAGAGCATTTTAACAAGTGGTCTAGGGTACGTCACAGACTGCGGGAGCCATTTGCTGAATGGTTAGGG ACTACAGTGGCAATGCTAATCGGACTATGTGCGACTCTGGCAATTTCCACCGGGAAAGGTGATGCAGGCAACAAACTCACTCTCTACTGGGCATGGGGACTGGCAATTACCGTGGGAATCTACATTGCCGGTGGGATCAGCGGTGGACATCTAAACCCggccatttccatttccctaTGGATTTATCGAGGTTTTCCAGGACGGCGATGCATCTACTATGTGATTGCTCAGATTTTGGGGGCTCTCACAGCCGGCGGACTTGCTTATTGCATATACCGCGATTCAATTTTCCACAGCGGTTCCAACAGCGGTACCGGCATCACAATGGGTGCTACTGGTCTAGGATTCTATACCGAGCCCTTGGCGTACGTCCGCAATGTGACGGCATTCTTCAATGAATTTGTCGCTGCTGCTATCTTAATCTGCACAATCTTTGCCATGGGTGACGATAGCAACGCTCCACCCGGTGCGGGTATGCACTCGTTTATCATTGGCCTGCTGATCTTTGTGTTAGCAATCGGTTTTGGTTATAATACTGGAGG ATGTTTCAACCCAGCCAGAGACCTTGGCCCTCGCTTGGTGGCTCTGATGGCAGGATACGGTGGAAGTACGTTCACGGAAAGAGGGGgatggtggttttggggagCTTGGCTGGCTACCATCTCCGGTGCCCTGGTCGGGGGCGCAAT TCTCCAAGCATCTCCTTAA
- a CDS encoding uncharacterized protein (amino acid transporters), with product MGHYELKQAPPAALHEIDGSSQENLDDINLARIGKRAVLRVKIAYPHNERRNFGLMSILGFSCTILITWEGITAGGPAGSVYAFLFVWAGVTATFVVLSELVSMAPTAGGQYHWCSMLAPRSAMKLSSYITGWLTVIGWQATYATAIYLNGTYIAAMISLTHSDYVPQAWHMTLYSYATALIGLAINCVGGKLLPRFEGTILILHILGFFAILIPLTYMADHKSAKEVFTHFINEGQWPTQGLSFFIGLIGPVFAFAGGDAAVHMAEEISNAPTYVPWSLMLTVLINGTLGFAMLLALLFCIGDIDTALNDPTGLPFVGIFLQATESIPGTVVMASIIIVLCFCTSVGMLASASRQFWSFSRDRGIPGWQLWSQVTTRTAIPTYTVVFTTTISLLLNLINIGSDVAFNSLVSMSTSGLYLSYMVVAGLLLYRRCTGGIMERNNGTRGSEIKINTAGAQLVWGPFHVRGVLGIVLNVFSLVYMTIATFFSFWPPNNHADVQSMNYSVVGTVGTIILSLVYYFVRARRIYSGPVVEI from the exons ATGGGTCACTATGAGCTGAAGCAGGCTCCGCCTGCAGCACTACACGAAATAGACGGCTCATCCCAGGAGAAtctggatgatatcaacttaGCCCGCATTGGAAAGCGCGCTGTCCTAAGGGTAAAAATTGCCTACCCCCACAACGAAAGG CGGAATTTTGGGTTGATGTCAATCCTGGGCTTCAGTTGCACGATTCTCATCACCTGGGAGGGTATAACAGC TGGTGGCCCTGCTGGGTCAGTTTATGCGTTCCTCTTTGTCTGGGCCGGTGTTACAGCGACCTTCGTTGTATTATCAGAGCTAGTTTCAAT GGCTCCAACAGCCGGCGGACAGTACCACTGGTGCTCGATGTTGGCACCTCGGTCGGCAATGAAACTGTCCAGTTATATCACGG GTTGGCTTACTGTCATCGGATGGCAGGCCACCTATGCAACCGCCATCTACCTCAACGGAACTTATATTGCAGCAATGATCTCCCTTACCCATTCTGACTACGTCCCGCAAGCGTGGCATATGACTTTATATTCTTATGCAACCGCGTTAATCGGCCTGGCTATCAACTGTGTAGGGGGAAAGCTTCTACCACGGTTTGAAGGGACAATTTTAATACTCCACattcttggtttctttgcgATCCTGATTCCATTGACATATATGGCCGATCATAAAAGCGCCAAGGAGGTCTTTACCCATTTCATAAATGAAGGACAATGGCCGACTCAAGGCCTCTCGTTCTTCATCGGATTAATTGGCCCTGTGTTTGCCTTTGCCGGTGGCGATGCCGCAGTCCAT ATGGCAGAAGAGATTTCCAACGCACCTACTTACGTCCCCTGGTCGTTAATGCTCACTGTCTTGATCAACGGAACCCTTGGTTTTGCCATGCTTCTCGCCCTGCTCTTCTGTATCGGCGACATTGATACAGCCCTCAATGACCCCACAGGACTACCCTTTGTCGGTATTTTCCTACAAGCAACAGAGTCCATCCCAGGCACAGTGGTCATGGCTTCTATTATCATCGTACTATGCTTCTGTACTTCAGTGGGCATGCTTGCGTCCGCATCGCGCCAATTCTGGTCCTTTTCCCGGGACCGCGGAATCCCTGGCTGGCAGCTATGGAGTCAG GTTACAACGCGCACAGCAATACCAACATACACCGTCGTTTTCACCACAACAATCTCACTCCTCCTAaacctcatcaacatcggctcTGACGTAGCCTTCAACAGTCTGGTCTCCATGTCCACATCAGGCCTCTATTTATCATACATGGTTGTTGCCGGTCTGCTCCTCTACCGGCGTTGCACTGGCGGAATTATGGAAAGAAACAACGGGACCCGGGGCTCAgagatcaagatcaacaCGGCAGGGGCTCAGTTGGTCTGGGGCCCATTCCATGTTCGCGGTGTTTTGGGGATTGTCCTGAATGTCTTCTCGCTCGTTTATATGACCATTGCTACGTTCTTTAGCTTCTGGCCGCCGAATAATCATGCTGATGTGCAGTCGATGAATTACAGTGTGGTGGGGACGGTAGGGACGATTATTCTGAGTCTAGTGTATTATTTTGTTCGGGCTAGGAGGATTTACTCGGGGCCTGTGGTGGAGATATAG
- a CDS encoding DUF3433 domain-containing protein (predicted protein), protein MHSSLMRIYAGWPFRSAAIERTELVWDPRDAWRPVPLRAPYLLTLAGLLLLTAIALEVCRQYNDRIGWLVRYKHASDLPTTVSVAYVIVPTAIALVVVNLWEFSSCDVMRLEPYFQLAKSRGASATVLFTNYSFCYGIFAPITAARNRHWIALCVSLMSLVIRMLLPSLFAGMIVMGELNLTDPKIIETWPALVDLQTQEGWMAAETSGLSESSQDAEFLSLRSPHYAAAPVSMPVDDENDTSMLRLNQTIYWANLTCVDMPLYGIAPTTHSMNYTSSDDEQTISWNMRNISLPTLSDSTAGCSINFALDSVAPTDTERFQLGYWEPSQPSRNSNTTSAFTGSGCGSPTLYGVVIEGDVLKNNSIKPSKAAAFACMATYHYAEAEVFIATNTSIVAAQIQQDTVSSLSPAEFSIDQFEDQFRVGPRAAGIRIINTTSSSSLFDTGSTSKFIALEEYQKKLRNSWNHRFLVTVNKMFDPTRPTKTHAEQQSVSVILQMLHDPAIHAEIILCVASLLLSFLAFVYPRRPNFLRSDPGSIAAQCAIVANLFSPTIALARPDTDFDRATTRQLLQWAKGLWCQWSGVSKERRLEIVSLDGNPVPLATGKSRRKKDFMPHFLRLPLFFMECLSLAFVLALFGLALRYLRMDDPNSMTGPQLVLYVSMLFVPTIVASMISALLASVLRHLSVLEPWTQLQKGLATAKQSLLMDYGCQTSFAVLWKCARRGPRLLVIISLACILDLLLTVVSGGLFEPQVRHYSTAASGLFATYNLSTLSRQSQSPVLDSYSVIPSAITQDAPFLPWTTSNHSLVPIRIDGPESERTFYTALTRGIGVNLICESLPSSDSGIDGNSTNPYWRYTTFNSSTESACSVEAPWAASDYPENFIHFMAPTGSSASTECETSTLLVIARLDKITGKSLHRDSTFALHCQPTIHIQDFLVQFDHSGQVEDYEAVPGSSITDGPLYQNASDLLGQFNMAFTQSIQALPAHPNSSFYQYDWPGVLTARTIEKLNPKSDSVDTALLIDAVQLTYRTVFSTYLTLWRDLYLQRLPESHSITIDGTVTQGVWGILPSTPSILIVIILVSLDVVLMVGVFVTYRGRFNGPRIPKSIGSLIPWIAHSQMMRDFKGTHAWSEVQQRKHLEELDRTYSLGTFPCPDGMSRIAVDYKDDEQAYELHDLATSGAVPSESTAQEPQHGYQGVSRTPQGGPVDTICADRR, encoded by the coding sequence ATGCATTCATCGTTGATGAGAATCTACGCAGGATGGCCCTTCCGATCGGCAGCAATCGAGAGAACAGAACTGGTGTGGGATCCACGAGACGCCTGGAGACCAGTACCTCTGCGAGCGCCATACCTTCTCACACTGGCCGGTCTTTTGCTGCTGACAGCAATTGCTCTCGAGGTTTGTCGTCAGTACAATGATAGAATTGGCTGGCTAGTACGCTACAAGCATGCTAGCGATCTTCCCACGACTGTGTCAGTTGCCTACGTCATTGTTCCAACAGCCATAGCGCTGGTCGTGGTGAACCTATGGGAGTTTAGTTCCTGTGATGTGATGCGACTGGAACCTTATTTTCAGCTGGCCAAGTCGCGAGGTGCCTCAGCAACAGTACTTTTCACAAACTACAGTTTCTGCTACGGAATCTTCGCGCCTATAACCGCCGCCCGCAACCGTCATTGGATTGCGCTTTGCGTGTCGCTAATGTCTTTGGTTATCCGGATGCTCTTACCCTCCTTATTTGCTGGGATGATAGTAATGGGTGAGCTAAATCTTACTGATCCCAAGATCATAGAAACATGGCCGGCCCTTGTCGATTTGCAAACCCAAGAGGGGTGGATGGCAGCGGAAACATCTGGCCTCAGTGAGTCTAGCCAAGATGCTGAGTTCCTGTCACTTCGATCACCCCATTACGCAGCTGCACCGGTTTCAATGCCTGtagatgatgagaatgatacATCCATGCTGCGCCTGAACCAAACGATATATTGGGCGAATCTGACTTGTGTGGACATGCCGCTGTATGGGATCGCGCCAACGACGCACTCTATGAACTATACGAGTTCAGATGACGAACAGACAATTTCATGGAATATGCGCAATATATCTCTTCCAACTCTTAGCGATAGCACTGCAGGCTGCTCGATTAATTTCGCACTCGACAGCGTCGCCCCCACCGATACTGAACGCTTTCAGCTTGGCTACTGGGAGCCAAGTCAACCTAGCCGGAATTCTAATACCACTTCTGCATTTACTGGCAGTGGCTGCGGCTCGCCCACCTTATACGGCGTAGTGATTGAAGGGGATGTTTTGAAAAACAACTCCATCAAGCCATCAAAGGCCGCGGCGTTTGCTTGTATGGCTACTTATCATTACGCGGAAGCGGAGGTCTTTATCGCAACAAACACATCAATCGTCGCAGCTCAAATCCAACAGGACACAGTTAGCAGCCTCAGTCCAGCTGAGTTCAGTATCGACCAGTTTGAGGATCAATTCCGCGTCGGGCCTCGCGCGGCAGGCATACGAATAATTAACACTACCAGCTCGTCTAGCCTCTTCGACACAGGTTCCACATCCAAGTTCATAGCACTCGAAGAGTATCAGAAAAAGCTGCGTAACTCATGGAATCACAGGTTTCTCGTCACGGTGAACAAAATGTTCGATCCTACACGACCTACGAAAACTCATGCAGAACAGCAGAGTGTCTCAGTGATCCTCCAAATGTTGCATGACCCAGCTATCCATGCGGAAATCATACTCTGCGTAGCTTCTCTCCTGCTCTCCTTCCTAGCCTTTGTCTACCCGCGACGACCTAACTTTCTTCGAAGCGACCCGGGGTCAATTGCTGCGCAGTGCGCGATTGTTGCCAATCTATTTAGCCCAACAATTGCACTAGCTCGACCCGATACAGATTTTGATCGAGCCACTACCCGACAGCTTCTCCAGTGGGCTAAGGGACTATGGTGCCAATGGAGCGGAGTGTCAAAGGAACGCAGATTGGAAATCGTATCACTCGATGGAAATCCGGTGCCTCTTGCCACAGGTAAGTCtcggagaaagaaggattTTATGCCACATTTCCTAAGGCTACCGTTGTTCTTTATGGAATGTTTATCGCTGGCTTTCGTACTCGCCTTGTTTGGGTTGgctcttcgatatcttcgCATGGACGACCCTAACTCCATGACCGGGCCCCAGCTGGTCTTGTATGTTTCCATGCTCTTCGTCCCGACCATAGTTGCATCTATGATCAGCGCACTTCTAGCATCAGTGCTTCGCCACCTCAGCGTCCTGGAGCCGTGGACTCAGTTACAGAAGGGACTGGCGACAGCAAAACAATCGCTGTTAATGGACTATGGCTGTCAAACTTCGTTTGCAGTGCTTTGGAAATGCGCACGCCGAGGCCCTCGCCTCCTCGTGATCATCTCATTGGCATGTATTTTGGACCTGCTCTTGACTGTTGTGAGCGGTGGCCTTTTTGAGCCACAAGTAAGACACTACTCGACAGCTGCTTCTGGCTTATTTGCGACGTATAACTTGTCCACGCTTTCAAGACAATCCCAAAGCCCGGTTCTAGACAGCTACAGTGTTATTCCCAGCGCTATCACACAGGACGCCCCTTTCCTGCCGTGGACTACGTCCAACCACTCACTTGTGCCAATTCGCATTGATGGGCCGGAAAGCGAGCGTACTTTCTATACGGCTTTGACACGTGGTATTGGTGTGAATCTCATATGTGAAAGCCTTCCATCTAGCGATTCAGGGATTGACGGTAATTCAACGAACCCATACTGGCGTTATACAACATTCAATAGTAGTACGGAATCTGCATGCTCTGTAGAGGCGCCATGGGCAGCGTCTGATTACCCCGAGAACTTTATCCATTTTATGGCGCCCACGGGGTCCTCTGCATCGACGGAATGCGAGACATCTACACTCTTGGTTATTGCGCGCTTGGATAAAATAACAGGGAAATCTCTGCACCGGGATAGTACATTTGCATTGCACTGTCAGCCGACAATCCATATCCAAGATTTCCTGGTCCAGTTCGACCACTCTGGCCAAGTAGAAGATTACGAGGCGGTGCCCGGAAGCTCGATCACTGACGGTCCATTGTATCAGAATGCATCTGATCTCCTGGGACAATTTAACATGGCGTTTACGCAGTCAATTCAAGCCCTTCCTGCTCATCCAAATTCGTCATTTTACCAGTATGACTGGCCCGGTGTTTTGACGGCACGCACAattgagaagctgaatcCCAAATCGGATTCGGTGGACACTGCACTTCTGATAGATGCCGTCCAACTCACCTATCGAACAGTCTTCAGCACCTACTTGACTCTCTGGCGAGATTTGTATCTTCAGCGTTTGCCCGAGTCCCATTCCATCACTATCGATGGAACAGTCACTCAGGGGGTGTGGGGTATACTGCCATCAACGCCGTCAATTCTGATAGTCATCATTCTTGTGTCCCTGGATGTTGTGTTGATGGTTGGTGTATTCGTCACCTACCGTGGGCGATTCAATGGACCACGCATTCCCAAATCTATTGGATCTCTCATCCCGTGGATTGCACATAGCCAGATGATGCGTGATTTTAAGGGCACTCATGCGTGGAGTGAAGTACAGCAACGGAAACATTTGGAGGAACTCGACCGGACGTATAGCTTGGGAACTTTTCCGTGCCCAGATGGGATGAGCAGGATAGCCGTTGACTACAAGGACGACGAGCAAGCTTATGAGTTGCATGATCTGGCGACGTCAGGAGCGGTACCATCGGAATCGACTGCTCAAGAGCCACAACACGGTTACCAGGGGGTCAGTCGTACGCCGCAGGGTGGACCTGTGGACACCATCTGTGCGGACCGCAGATAG
- a CDS encoding uncharacterized protein (predicted protein): MSSLPNASNNSKPRFEIPPNISNQPRWLLDLDDWVVRAYSRIRFHQDPKNREYGYGIISYTWGKYWNRTDTVPEKDAPDGIDWKIPRLAKDAISLDEAKKVITSMGKRYVWWDWMCVPQGGSHKDIAEQEIGKQMAIYKNAKASIIWLHDTNWAQSSDVGKFLRNHYPERPLRQWLQNFSTGLQRIREREPWLTSIWTLQEGVLLNHSRLVDRHGARLPDVPKDKRFHSDEATVVDLAIVPAKLARDIAMALFTGEGNPDPLFRDFTSVRENRVYAQQILCEIIRSGLFGYYDNPVPLTILAGKGSRRYDKATNPDQYWALIGALDLKVAPNYNLTIQKARENFFKGLLEKYQWNLLLAPSLPLDISRRGWPEVIADGHILPLDDLFFISELVDRLPPLSWTGTETGGPIIIGGAGGTQFKAFRLKKTGHFRRYIQARNKQGQDLVDVLGPATEAPIEDATYLHIAKLQPKSGLPGKRCIEMRGYQRGAGQFNGVVDLWVAEDDVALESISKITLHLPQKSL, encoded by the exons ATGTCTAGCCTCCCAAATGCCTCCAACAATTCTAAGCCTCGATTTGAAATCCCCCCTAATATTTCTAATCAGCCTCGGTGGCTCCTCGACCTAGACGACTGGGTAGTGAGAGCATATTCTCGCATTCGTTTTCACCAAGACCCAAAGAATCGCGAGTATGGTTATGGCATCATCTCGTACACGTGGGGCAAATACTGGAACAGAACAGATACTGTCCCAGAGAAAGATGCTCCAGATGGGATTGACTGGAAAATTCCACGCTTAGCAAAAGATGCTATCTCACTGGACGAGGCAAAAAAAGTCATTACTAGTATGGGTAAACGCTACGTCTGGTGGGACTGGATGTGTGTCCCGCAAGGCGGATCCCATAAAGACATTGCTGAGCAAGAAATCGGGAAACAAAT GGCAATCTACAAAAATGCCAAGGCCAGCATTATATGGCTGCATGACACCAACTGGGCGCAGTCTTCTGACGTGGGGAAGTTTCTGCGGAATCACTATCCCGAACGCCCTTTACGGCAATGGCTGCAGAATTTTAGTACGGGCCTACAACGAATCAGGGAACGTGAGCCCTGGCTTACGTCGATTTGGACTCTGCAGGAAGGGGTGCTGTTGAACCATTCCCGCCTGGTCGATCGTCACGGAGCCAGGCTTCCCGATGTGCCAAAGGACAAGAGGTTTCATTCCGATGAGGCAACCGTAGTGGACCTGGCGATCGTCCCCGCCAAACTTGCCAGAGATATCGCTATGGCACTGTTCACTGGAGAAGGGAATCCCGACCCTCTCTTCAGAGATTTTACCTCGGTGCGGGAAAACCGTGTTTACGCTCAACAAATTCTGTGTGAGATCATTCGATCTGGTCTGTTTGGTTACTATGACAACCCTGTGCCCCTTACTATCCTTGCAGGCAAGGGCAGTCGCCGGTATGATAAAGCTACCAATCCAGACCAATACTGGGCATTGATCGGCGCCCTGGATCTGAAAGTGGCGCCAAACTACAACTTGACAATCCAAAAGGCCCGGGAAAACTTCTTTAAAGGTCTTCTGGAGAAGTATCAGTGGAACCTTCTCCTGGCTCCTTCTCTGCCACTCGATATCTCGCGCCGGGGTTGGCCCGAGGTGATTGCGGACGGTCACATTCTCCCGCTTGATGATCTGTTTTTCATCTCTGAGCTTGTTGATAGGTTGCCCCCACTATCATGGACTGGGACTGAAACTGGAGGCCCAATTATTATCGGTGGAGCTGGAGGTACACAGTTCAAAGCTTTCCGACTAAAGAAGACAGGTCATTTCCGCCGGTACATACAAGCGCGCAACAAGCAAGGACAGGACCTGGTCGATGTGCTGGGGCCGGCCACTGAGGCACCGATTGAAGATGCCACGTATCTGCACATTGCAAAGCTGCAGCCAAAGTCCGGCCTTCCGGGTAAACGATGCATTGAAATGAGGGGTTATCAGCGTGGAGCGGGACAATTCAATGGTGTGGTCGATCTGTGGGTCGCCGAGGACGACGTGGCTCTGGAAAGCATCAGTAAAATTACTCTGCACCTTCCCCAGAAAAGTCTGTAA